The following coding sequences are from one Streptomyces sp. NBC_01232 window:
- a CDS encoding serine hydrolase domain-containing protein — translation MKTTRVVHGAPSGTSRPRHPTRRRTALMAPCVALLIAGGALPAGASAAAPPDPPATPSAPASTRAPDPSALKPIDPAALQASVERVAKKLMVPGAMVLLRTPQGTYRAAVGTTERGAATPPDARDHFRIASNTKTMTSALIMLLAQDGRLRLSDPVSEYVTGVPNGADITVADLLKMRSGLYNYTNAPELAAALDADPGKAYTPQDVLAIAFRRPPNFAPDTDYEYSNTNYALLGLVAEKAGGRPLAQQLRDRLYTPLGLTGTSLPGLHDRSLAEPYAHGYMYGGTAYALVDEPYPAALREAAESGKLAPNDYTHQNPSYATAAGGAVSTAQDLATWIRSLVTGKVLAPATQRQWLDSPQAENPDAPDGQKYGYGISHQAFGPKAAMYYHGGELPGFNSFIGYDPDNDVTLVVWTNLTLSPDGRTTAQALLPTLLNQIYTGLDLPTA, via the coding sequence ATGAAGACCACCCGAGTGGTTCACGGTGCCCCGAGCGGCACGTCCCGCCCGCGCCACCCCACCCGCCGTCGTACGGCCCTGATGGCACCCTGCGTGGCCCTCCTCATCGCCGGCGGCGCCCTCCCCGCCGGGGCGAGCGCCGCAGCTCCCCCCGATCCCCCGGCCACGCCCTCCGCACCGGCGAGCACCCGGGCCCCCGACCCCTCGGCGCTGAAGCCCATCGATCCGGCCGCCCTCCAGGCCTCCGTCGAACGCGTGGCGAAGAAGCTCATGGTGCCCGGCGCGATGGTGCTGCTGCGTACCCCGCAGGGCACCTACCGGGCCGCCGTCGGCACCACCGAGCGGGGCGCGGCGACGCCGCCGGACGCACGGGACCACTTCCGGATCGCCTCCAACACCAAGACCATGACCTCGGCGCTGATCATGCTCCTCGCCCAGGACGGCAGGCTCCGGCTGAGCGATCCGGTCTCCGAGTACGTCACCGGAGTGCCGAACGGCGCGGACATCACCGTCGCCGACCTGCTCAAGATGCGCAGCGGGCTCTACAACTACACCAACGCCCCCGAACTCGCCGCAGCGCTGGACGCCGACCCGGGGAAGGCCTACACCCCCCAGGACGTCCTGGCCATCGCCTTCCGGCGGCCGCCCAATTTCGCGCCCGACACGGACTACGAGTACTCCAACACCAATTACGCCCTGCTCGGCCTCGTCGCCGAGAAGGCCGGCGGCCGCCCCCTCGCCCAGCAGCTCCGCGATCGCCTGTACACCCCGCTCGGGCTCACCGGGACGTCACTGCCCGGCCTCCACGACCGGTCCCTCGCCGAGCCCTACGCCCACGGCTACATGTACGGCGGCACGGCCTACGCCCTGGTCGACGAGCCCTACCCGGCCGCCCTGCGCGAGGCGGCGGAGTCGGGGAAGCTCGCACCCAACGACTACACCCACCAGAACCCCTCCTACGCCACCGCCGCCGGAGGGGCCGTCTCCACCGCACAGGACCTGGCCACCTGGATCCGCTCGCTGGTGACGGGCAAGGTCCTGGCCCCCGCGACCCAGCGGCAGTGGCTCGACAGCCCGCAGGCCGAGAACCCGGACGCGCCCGACGGTCAGAAGTACGGCTACGGCATCTCCCATCAGGCGTTCGGCCCGAAGGCGGCCATGTATTACCACGGCGGTGAACTGCCCGGCTTCAACTCCTTCATCGGTTACGACCCGGACAACGACGTCACGCTCGTCGTCTGGACGAACCTGACCCTGTCGCCCGACGGCCGGACCACGGCCCAGGCCCTGCTGCCCACCCTCCTCAACCAGATCTACACCGGCCTCGACCTCCCCACCGCCTGA
- a CDS encoding phage holin family protein, translating to MRRGRWRTAGSALVRVLLVWAASTLTMLALAGILPDFRLQSADGDSVTQIGVTAAWAAGAFGLLSALVWPVLVRALLLVPALVLGLLVFFLNGSLLLIALGLIPAGRSEVAPETAVVVAAVMSAVASATSTALAVRDDEAYRRRLYRLADRRRRRQGRADPARAGEPPPGLLLLQLDGVGYEELRRACSSGLMPTVAGLLDRSHRVASWRTDWSSQTGASQLGILHGSNFDVPAFRWYEKDTREVMVCNRPTSAAELQRRAVERTGDGGLLTLDGASRGNLFSGGADQLALVLSVSARRGRANRSRAGYFAYFSDPANAVRTAVSFVAEVVRELGQSVRARVRGDRPRVSRGGLYPVIRAFATVVERDVVVAAVIGDMLAGRSAVYADLVAYDEVAHHSGPRGRDTDRVLQRLDRSLALIARVAEHAPRRYRIVLLSDHGQSPGETFLSRYGLTLKDLVRAGCGLPVSRRAGRTRSGAEARAAVLAALHRPVEEDEEAHTGPGSDPVVLASGNLALISFPDIRGRASRARIDRAHPALLATLANHPGVGFLLVDGVVLARDGRVARLDVPGEAEELLAAFGPGAAGAVRRTDGFPHVADIMVNSAYDPRTGAVHAFEEQIGSHGGLGGEQGHPFLMWPTDLSDPDPDPDPVPDPEREPTAAAERELVGAEAVHAVLRRWLREADGPQVPLAPPVGGSAADRADPPAGRPADRPAAPVEEPPPTDGNSGSLPSAGVPARDEIR from the coding sequence GTGCGGCGAGGACGGTGGCGGACGGCCGGCAGCGCACTGGTGCGCGTCCTCCTCGTCTGGGCGGCGTCCACCCTCACCATGCTCGCCCTGGCCGGGATCCTGCCGGACTTCCGCCTGCAGTCCGCCGACGGTGACAGCGTCACGCAGATCGGGGTGACCGCGGCCTGGGCCGCCGGGGCCTTCGGCCTGCTGAGCGCGCTGGTCTGGCCGGTGCTCGTACGGGCGCTGCTGCTGGTGCCCGCCCTGGTGCTCGGGCTGCTCGTCTTCTTCCTCAACGGCTCGCTCCTGCTGATCGCGCTCGGCCTGATCCCCGCCGGGCGCAGCGAGGTGGCCCCCGAGACCGCGGTGGTCGTCGCCGCCGTGATGTCCGCGGTGGCGTCGGCGACCTCCACCGCGCTCGCCGTGCGCGACGACGAGGCGTACCGGCGCCGGCTCTACCGGCTCGCCGACCGGCGCCGCCGCAGGCAGGGCAGGGCGGACCCGGCCCGGGCCGGCGAGCCTCCGCCCGGCCTGCTCCTGCTCCAGCTGGACGGGGTGGGGTACGAGGAGCTGCGCCGCGCGTGCAGCAGTGGGCTGATGCCCACCGTGGCCGGCCTGCTGGACCGCAGCCACCGCGTGGCGTCCTGGCGTACGGACTGGTCGAGCCAGACCGGTGCCAGCCAGCTGGGCATCCTGCACGGCTCCAACTTCGACGTGCCGGCCTTCCGCTGGTACGAGAAGGACACCCGCGAGGTGATGGTCTGCAACCGGCCGACGAGCGCCGCCGAGCTCCAGCGGCGGGCCGTCGAGCGGACCGGGGACGGCGGGCTGCTCACGCTCGACGGGGCGAGCCGGGGCAACCTGTTCAGCGGCGGTGCGGACCAGCTGGCGCTGGTGCTGTCCGTCTCGGCCCGGCGGGGGCGGGCCAACCGGTCCCGGGCGGGCTACTTCGCGTACTTCTCCGATCCGGCCAATGCCGTCCGCACGGCCGTCTCCTTCGTGGCCGAGGTGGTCCGGGAGTTGGGCCAGTCGGTGCGGGCGCGGGTCCGCGGGGACCGGCCGAGGGTGTCGCGCGGCGGTCTGTACCCCGTGATCCGGGCCTTCGCGACGGTGGTCGAGCGCGATGTGGTCGTCGCGGCCGTGATCGGTGACATGCTCGCCGGGCGCTCCGCGGTCTATGCCGACCTGGTGGCCTACGACGAGGTCGCGCACCACTCGGGACCGCGCGGGCGGGACACCGACCGGGTGCTGCAGCGGCTGGACCGGAGCCTGGCGCTGATCGCCCGTGTCGCCGAGCACGCCCCGCGCCGGTACCGGATCGTGCTGCTCTCCGATCACGGCCAGAGCCCGGGGGAGACCTTCCTCTCCCGGTACGGGCTGACCCTGAAGGACCTGGTCAGGGCGGGCTGCGGGCTGCCGGTCTCCCGGCGGGCCGGTCGCACCCGCAGCGGGGCCGAGGCCCGGGCCGCCGTGCTCGCGGCGCTCCACCGGCCGGTGGAGGAGGACGAGGAGGCGCACACGGGGCCGGGCTCCGACCCCGTGGTGCTGGCCTCCGGCAACCTCGCCCTGATCTCCTTCCCGGACATCCGCGGCCGGGCCTCGCGGGCCCGCATCGACCGCGCGCACCCGGCCCTGCTGGCGACCCTGGCGAACCATCCGGGCGTGGGATTCCTGCTGGTGGACGGGGTGGTGCTGGCCCGGGACGGCAGGGTGGCCCGGCTGGACGTCCCGGGGGAGGCGGAGGAGTTGCTGGCCGCCTTCGGCCCGGGCGCGGCGGGGGCCGTGCGCCGGACCGACGGCTTCCCGCACGTCGCCGACATCATGGTGAACTCGGCGTACGACCCGCGGACGGGCGCGGTGCACGCCTTCGAGGAGCAGATCGGCTCGCACGGCGGGCTGGGCGGGGAGCAGGGGCATCCGTTCCTGATGTGGCCCACGGACCTGTCGGACCCGGACCCGGACCCGGACCCGGTCCCGGACCCTGAGCGGGAGCCGACCGCGGCAGCGGAGCGGGAACTGGTCGGCGCGGAAGCGGTGCACGCCGTGCTGCGGCGCTGGCTGCGGGAGGCGGACGGGCCGCAGGTCCCATTGGCTCCGCCGGTCGGCGGCTCGGCGGCGGACCGGGCGGATCCGCCCGCGGGCCGGCCTGCAGACCGGCCCGCAGCCCCGGTGGAGGAACCCCCGCCGACGGACGGAAACAGCGGAAGCCTTCCTTCCGCAGGGGTGCCCGCACGGGACGAAATCCGCTGA
- a CDS encoding MarR family winged helix-turn-helix transcriptional regulator — MEYSHDDAELIRQPIGYWSWAAYDAVVNRTRGALAELGTTQPQWWILARVALAGDEVRTRDEVTGTLRGYLAVGDQALSEELDTVIVRGWITQDTEGRLEMTAEGREFFDRAATLQKHLWDERHAGISDEEYLATLKVLQRFIHNVGGQAWHH, encoded by the coding sequence ATGGAGTACTCGCACGACGACGCCGAACTGATCCGCCAGCCCATCGGCTACTGGAGCTGGGCCGCCTACGACGCGGTCGTCAACCGCACCCGGGGCGCGCTCGCAGAGCTCGGCACCACCCAGCCGCAGTGGTGGATCCTCGCCCGGGTCGCGCTGGCCGGCGACGAGGTCCGGACCCGGGACGAGGTGACCGGGACCCTGCGCGGCTACCTCGCGGTGGGCGACCAGGCACTGTCCGAGGAGCTGGACACGGTCATCGTCCGGGGCTGGATCACCCAGGACACCGAGGGGCGCCTGGAGATGACGGCCGAGGGCCGGGAGTTCTTCGACAGGGCGGCGACCCTGCAGAAGCACCTGTGGGACGAGCGGCACGCGGGCATCTCCGACGAGGAGTACCTGGCCACCCTCAAGGTGCTCCAGCGGTTCATCCACAACGTGGGCGGCCAGGCCTGGCACCACTGA
- a CDS encoding DedA family protein, with protein sequence MTWHELAAAAGQVPPESTQQAVGYPALFLLVALGALVPVIPTGALVSSAAVVAFHHQSPPYGVLLVFAVSALAAFTGDMTLYWLGQRGVRSRGGSRWLEALRGRATPERLEQARTRLDEHGVLVLVLSRLVPAGRIPVMLACLLAQMPLRRFARGDAPACLAWAATYGLIGILGGTLFPEPWKGVALAVGLALAVSAGPSLWRRLRRH encoded by the coding sequence GTGACGTGGCACGAGCTCGCGGCGGCGGCCGGCCAGGTGCCGCCGGAGAGCACCCAGCAGGCGGTGGGCTACCCGGCGCTGTTCCTGCTCGTGGCACTGGGCGCGCTGGTGCCCGTGATCCCGACGGGTGCGCTGGTGAGTTCGGCGGCGGTGGTGGCCTTCCACCACCAGTCGCCGCCCTACGGGGTGTTGCTGGTGTTCGCGGTGTCGGCGCTGGCGGCCTTCACCGGGGACATGACGCTGTACTGGCTCGGGCAGCGCGGGGTGCGGTCACGGGGCGGCTCGCGCTGGCTGGAGGCGCTGCGCGGCCGGGCCACGCCGGAACGGCTGGAGCAGGCGCGGACCAGGCTGGACGAGCACGGGGTGCTGGTCCTGGTCCTCTCGCGGCTGGTTCCGGCGGGCCGGATCCCCGTGATGCTGGCCTGCCTGCTGGCGCAGATGCCGCTGCGCCGGTTCGCCCGCGGCGACGCCCCGGCGTGCCTGGCCTGGGCGGCGACGTACGGCCTGATCGGCATCCTGGGCGGCACGCTGTTCCCGGAGCCCTGGAAGGGCGTGGCGCTGGCGGTCGGACTGGCCCTCGCGGTCAGCGCGGGCCCCTCGCTGTGGCGGCGGCTGCGGCGGCACTGA
- a CDS encoding MBL fold metallo-hydrolase, giving the protein MPVEITWWGHATCTVEDSGVRLLTDPLFARRLAHLRRRRGAVPPPEAAVADVALVSHLHADHLHLPSLARLAPGTRLLVPRGARRAVPGLARVAGLRGLTVTEVVPGEEVAVRDGLRVRAVTARHDGRRLPFGPHLCPALGYVVQGAARTYFAGDTGLFDAMADEVGPVDVALLPVGGWGPYLGPGHLDAGRAAQALARLAPAAAVPVHYGTYWPVGMDAVRPHEFHAPGEEFERRARTLAPKVTVRVPRHGERVRLP; this is encoded by the coding sequence GTGCCGGTGGAGATCACCTGGTGGGGTCATGCCACGTGCACCGTCGAGGACTCCGGGGTCCGGCTGCTGACGGACCCGCTGTTCGCGCGGCGGCTCGCGCACCTGCGGCGGCGGCGCGGGGCGGTGCCCCCGCCAGAGGCGGCGGTGGCGGACGTGGCGCTGGTCTCTCACCTGCACGCCGACCATCTGCATCTGCCGTCGCTGGCGCGGCTCGCGCCCGGCACCCGGCTGCTGGTGCCGCGCGGGGCGCGCCGGGCGGTGCCGGGGCTGGCGCGGGTAGCCGGGCTGCGCGGGCTGACGGTGACGGAGGTGGTACCGGGCGAGGAGGTCGCCGTACGGGACGGCCTGCGGGTCCGGGCGGTCACCGCGCGGCACGACGGGCGGCGGCTGCCGTTCGGGCCGCACCTGTGCCCGGCGCTCGGGTACGTGGTGCAGGGCGCGGCGCGGACCTACTTCGCCGGGGACACCGGCCTGTTCGACGCGATGGCCGACGAGGTCGGGCCGGTGGACGTCGCCCTGCTGCCGGTGGGCGGCTGGGGGCCGTATCTGGGCCCGGGCCACCTGGACGCGGGACGGGCGGCGCAGGCGCTGGCCCGGCTGGCGCCCGCGGCGGCCGTTCCGGTGCACTACGGGACCTACTGGCCGGTCGGGATGGACGCGGTGCGGCCGCACGAATTCCACGCACCGGGCGAGGAGTTCGAACGGCGCGCGCGGACCCTGGCGCCGAAGGTGACCGTACGGGTGCCGCGGCACGGCGAGCGGGTGCGGCTGCCGTGA
- a CDS encoding aminotransferase class I/II-fold pyridoxal phosphate-dependent enzyme: MQRTAAEGRGPVRYGPPAPQPGLPVLPELVSVLAAAAGRAAPEPPGGGEAVREAACRHWGRRGLPTAPENVAAGPGAPALLLALLGAYGGDVMLPRPCPAWWTPQVRLLGRRAYHVPTPAECGGVPDPYALLETVRRVRAEGGDPRVLLLSVADDPTATVPPPEMLHEACEAAESAGLFVVSDESWRDTVHRPHDTLVLSPAEMLPDRAAVLVDLSGALLPAGWPAAVARFPDTPRGTWLRARTLDVLTATGAMVTGPVAGAAAHALDEPDAVAGRAYAAAALHGVVATEAHRRLLAAGALARPPQAGRHLYADLTPLRAGLARHGVGDAMELEDWLGGRLGAPTPGGQRFADELGALRVRLSTGPLLGATPQERLAALTARDPLALPHVRDSLELLGSVLAGLA; encoded by the coding sequence ATGCAGCGCACGGCGGCGGAGGGCCGCGGCCCGGTCCGGTACGGCCCGCCCGCCCCCCAGCCGGGCCTGCCCGTGCTCCCCGAACTGGTCTCCGTCCTCGCCGCGGCCGCCGGACGCGCCGCCCCCGAGCCCCCGGGCGGCGGCGAAGCCGTACGGGAGGCCGCCTGCCGCCACTGGGGGCGGCGCGGGCTCCCCACCGCCCCGGAGAACGTGGCCGCCGGCCCCGGAGCCCCCGCGCTGCTCCTGGCCCTGCTCGGGGCGTACGGGGGAGACGTGATGCTGCCCCGGCCCTGTCCCGCCTGGTGGACCCCGCAGGTCCGGCTGCTGGGACGGCGGGCCTACCACGTGCCGACCCCGGCCGAGTGCGGCGGAGTACCGGACCCCTACGCCCTGCTGGAGACCGTGCGGCGGGTGCGCGCCGAGGGCGGCGACCCCCGGGTGCTGCTGCTGTCGGTCGCCGACGACCCCACCGCGACCGTGCCGCCGCCCGAGATGCTCCACGAGGCCTGCGAGGCCGCCGAATCCGCCGGACTGTTCGTCGTCAGCGACGAGAGCTGGCGCGACACCGTCCACCGCCCCCACGACACCCTGGTCCTGAGCCCCGCCGAAATGCTCCCCGACCGGGCGGCGGTCCTCGTCGACCTGTCCGGCGCCCTGCTGCCCGCGGGCTGGCCCGCCGCCGTCGCCCGGTTCCCCGACACCCCGCGCGGGACCTGGCTGCGCGCCCGCACCCTGGACGTCCTCACCGCCACCGGGGCGATGGTCACCGGACCCGTCGCGGGAGCCGCCGCGCACGCCCTCGACGAACCCGACGCCGTCGCGGGACGCGCGTACGCCGCCGCGGCCCTGCACGGCGTGGTGGCCACCGAGGCGCACCGGAGGCTGCTCGCGGCCGGGGCCCTGGCCCGCCCCCCGCAAGCCGGCCGCCACCTGTACGCCGACCTCACGCCGCTGCGCGCCGGACTCGCCCGGCACGGGGTGGGCGACGCCATGGAGCTGGAGGACTGGCTCGGCGGCCGGCTCGGCGCGCCGACGCCCGGAGGGCAGCGGTTCGCCGACGAACTGGGCGCGCTGCGGGTGCGGTTGTCCACCGGGCCGCTACTGGGCGCCACCCCGCAGGAGCGGCTGGCCGCGCTCACCGCCCGCGATCCGCTCGCGCTCCCGCACGTACGCGACTCCCTGGAACTCCTCGGATCGGTCCTGGCCGGGCTGGCCTGA